The DNA sequence CCACGGCCCAGTGGTAGTTCTCGTTAAGGGCTCAAGGCTCATACTTGGCAGGGAGGTGGCTAAAAAGGTGCTAGTTGAAGTTGAGGAGCAGGGTGGCTAAGAAGCTCCGCATAGCCCTAGCGGGGAACGCAAACGTTGGCAAGTCTGTAATCTTTAACTACTTGACCGGTCTACATCAACACATCGGCAACTGGCCTGGGAAGACGGTGGAGAAGGCTGAAGGGACGCTGTATTTTAAGGGATACGCAATAGACGTCGTCGACCTTCCTGGGATATACTCCTTCTCCACGTTCTCCATGGAGGAGGAGGTTTCAAGGGACTACATAGTTACTGATAAGCCAGACGTGGTGATAAACGTCGTAGACGCCTCCGCTTTAGAGCGAAACCTCTACTTCACGCTTCAGCTAATAGAGCTCGAGGCGCCCTTAGTGATAGCACTAAACCAGGTGGACGTAGCGAAGAAGAAGGGGATAGAGATAGACGTAGCGAGGCTAGAGGAAGCTCTAGGAGCACCTGTAATCCCAACGGTGGCGATAAGAGGTAGGGGGCTACATACCCTGCTGGAAAAGGCGATTCAAGTTGCCGAGGAAAAGAAGGCTAGGCGCGCCCCAATAAGGTTTGGAGAGGAGGTCGAGGAAAGGGTCGCCAAGCTGACGAAGGAGGCTGAGAGGCTGAGCCTCCGCTACCCGCCGAGGTACATAGCTATAAGGCTACTCGAAGGGGATGAAGCAATGGAGAGAGAGGTAGCAAGCCTAGACCCTAAGGTGGCCCTTTTCGCTAAAGAGCTTGCAATTGAGATCGAGAAGATTCACGGCCACCCATGCCACACAGTAATAGCGGCTGAGCGTTACGAGGCCGCTGGGCGCATAGCTAGAGAAGTACAGAGGCTCACACTGCCGGCGAAGCCAAGGCTCGAGGAGAGGCTCCACGACCTCACGACCCATAGAGTAGCAGGCTACTTAATAATGGCCTCCGTCTTGCTATCGTTATTCCACCTGATCTTCACCGTGGGCAGCTATGCCTCGGGGGCCTTGACGGAGCTCCTATACGGGGTAAAGCCCTTTCTCACCAACCTCTTAGGGGCAGGAGTTGCCGGAGAGCTAGCGTGGAACATCATGGAGGGGGTGATCGCCGTGGTAACCATCGCCCTGCCGTACATCATCCCACTCTACATAGCACTGTACTTCTTAGAAGACTCTGGCTACTTAGGTAGAGCTGCGTTCCTAATGGACAGCGTCATGCATAAAGTGGGGCTTCACGGGAAGGCCATCATTCCCCTGATACTAGGCTATGGATGCAGCGTCCCAGCCTGTCTAGGGTGCAGGATAATGGAGACACATAGGGAGAGGCTCCTAGCCATCTTCGTCACAACGCTAGTTCCATGCGCCGCCCGCACAGTCGTAATCTTAAGCCTAGTTGGCAGGTACCTAGGCACCTGGTGGGCGCTGGCGCTCTACGCATTTAACCTGGCAGTCGTCTTCACCCTCGGGAGGCTGGCGTTTAAGTCCCTCCCAGGTGAGCCTACCGCCCTCATCATGGAGATGCCAGACTACAAGTGGCCGCACCTAGTGACGGTCTTGAAGCAAACCTGGTTCAGAGTACTGGAGTTCGCTAAGATCGCCCTCCCGCTGATGATCGTTGGGGGCCTAGCGCTTAGGCTTATGGAGGCGCTTAGCCTCCTCAAACAGGTAACAGAGGCGCTTAGCCCGATCACGGTTGCGTGGCTAGGGCTACCAGCAATAACAGGAGTGGCGATAGTGTTCGGGGTACTTAGGAAAGAGCTGGCGCTAGTCATGCTCGCAGAGCTTTTCGGGACGGCCGACTTCGCAGAGGTCCCTGGGTTTGGAGGCGTTCAGATGGTGGTCTTCACAGTCGTGATCATGTTCTACATCCCGTGTGTAGCGACAATAGCAGCCTTAGTTAAGGAGGTTGGGTGGAGGAGGGCCTTGCTGATAACGGCCTTCGAAGTGGCTTTCGCCATAGCGTTAGGGGGGCTGGCCTTTA is a window from the Candidatus Nezhaarchaeota archaeon genome containing:
- the feoB gene encoding ferrous iron transport protein B, which encodes MKLRSRVAKKLRIALAGNANVGKSVIFNYLTGLHQHIGNWPGKTVEKAEGTLYFKGYAIDVVDLPGIYSFSTFSMEEEVSRDYIVTDKPDVVINVVDASALERNLYFTLQLIELEAPLVIALNQVDVAKKKGIEIDVARLEEALGAPVIPTVAIRGRGLHTLLEKAIQVAEEKKARRAPIRFGEEVEERVAKLTKEAERLSLRYPPRYIAIRLLEGDEAMEREVASLDPKVALFAKELAIEIEKIHGHPCHTVIAAERYEAAGRIAREVQRLTLPAKPRLEERLHDLTTHRVAGYLIMASVLLSLFHLIFTVGSYASGALTELLYGVKPFLTNLLGAGVAGELAWNIMEGVIAVVTIALPYIIPLYIALYFLEDSGYLGRAAFLMDSVMHKVGLHGKAIIPLILGYGCSVPACLGCRIMETHRERLLAIFVTTLVPCAARTVVILSLVGRYLGTWWALALYAFNLAVVFTLGRLAFKSLPGEPTALIMEMPDYKWPHLVTVLKQTWFRVLEFAKIALPLMIVGGLALRLMEALSLLKQVTEALSPITVAWLGLPAITGVAIVFGVLRKELALVMLAELFGTADFAEVPGFGGVQMVVFTVVIMFYIPCVATIAALVKEVGWRRALLITAFEVAFAIALGGLAFRALGPLAHIVGL